The following are encoded in a window of Syngnathus scovelli strain Florida chromosome 4, RoL_Ssco_1.2, whole genome shotgun sequence genomic DNA:
- the calml4a gene encoding calmodulin-like protein 4a translates to MAKFFTPAQINEFKECFSLYDKKQKGRIDVKDLITVMRCLGTSPTLGEIERHLQVHKIEKSGSLDFSTFLTMMHRQIQQEDPKAEILEAFRMTDKQKKGYIQASELRAKLTMLGEKLTVKEVEELFKEANIKPSGVVNYEEFTEMVTLPPVDY, encoded by the exons ATG GCAAAATTCTTTACACCAGCTCAAATCAATG AGTTCAAGGAGTGCTTCTCCTTGTATGACaagaaacaaaagggaaggattGACGTCAAGGACCTGATCACAGTTATGCGCTGCCTTGGGACAAGCCCCACACTTGGTGAAATTGAAAGACATCTTCAAGTTCATAAAATTG AAAAGTCAGGGAGCTTGGACTTCTCTACATTCCTGACCATGATGCACCGGCAGATACAACAGGAAGACCCGAAGGCAGAAATTCTTGAAGCCTTTAGGATGacagacaaacaaaagaaaGGATACATTCAAGCCTCGGAACTGAGAGCCAAGCTCACCATGTTGGGAGAGAAACTTACTGTTAAAGAAG TGGAAGAGCTGTTCAAAGAAGCAAACATCAAACCAAGTGGAGTTGTTAACTACGAAGAGTTCACCGAAATGGTGACTCTACCACCTGTTGATTATTGA